A genome region from Salvia splendens isolate huo1 chromosome 19, SspV2, whole genome shotgun sequence includes the following:
- the LOC121779106 gene encoding uncharacterized protein LOC121779106, which produces MSQVSQAVGILHQPSQFPSQTVVNPKDYKDCKAINLRSGKSYEGPTMPAEKEKISQEETVVEEVVEEEEPVEEVPPPKASTVIPAPPAEVKIPFPQRVQKKKLDDHFSRFVDIFRKVNINILLVEALQQMPTYAKFLKDVLSKKKKWTDYKTVNISENCSAIIQKKLPAKLKDPGSFNISCVIGNDRQTKALCDLGASINCLEINTCNHEYERE; this is translated from the coding sequence ATGAGCCAGGTTTCACAGGCTGTGGGTATTTTGCATCAACCAAGCCAATTTCCTTCACAAACGGTTGTAAATCCTAAAGACTATAAGGATTGCAAAGCCATTAATCTGAGaagtggaaagagctatgaaggcccaaCCATGCCTGCAGAGAAGGAGAAAATCTCTCAAGAGGAGACAGTGGTAGAAGAGGTGGTGGAAGAAGAAGAACCAGTGGAAGAGGTGCCGCCTCCCAAGGCAAGTACCGTGATACCTGCACCCCCTGCTGAGGTTAAGATCCCATTTCCACAACGCgtgcagaagaagaaactagATGATCACTTCTCTAGGTTTGTTGACATATTTAGAAAAGTGAACATCAACATCCTGTTGGTAGAGGCGTTACAGCAAATGCCTACATATGCAAAGTTTCTAAAAGATGTGctctccaagaagaagaagtggaCTGACTATAAGACGGTGAACATATCTGAAAACTGTAGTGCCATAATTCAGAAAAAGCTACCGGCCAAGCTTAAAGATCCTGGGAGTTTCAACATCTCATGCGTCATTGGAAATGACAGACAGACAAAGGCACTTTGTGATCTGGGGGCGAGTATAAATTGTTTGGAAATAAACACatgcaatcacgaatatgaaagagaatga